Proteins found in one Coffea eugenioides isolate CCC68of chromosome 5, Ceug_1.0, whole genome shotgun sequence genomic segment:
- the LOC113772388 gene encoding CDGSH iron-sulfur domain-containing protein NEET-like, translated as MASMASASVAPAGFSYGRPPFSASEKLRRTVVVRAEAINPGIRKTEDKVVDSVVIAELNKPLTAYCRCWRSGTFPLCDGSHVKHNKATGDNVGPLLVKKQ; from the exons ATGGCGTCCATGGCTAGTGCAAGCGTAGCTCCTGCTGGATTCTCATACGGCAGGCCTCCATTTTCTGCTTCAGAGAAGCTGAGGAGAACGGTGGTGGTGAGGGCTGAAGCCATAAACCCAGGTATCAGGAAGACCGAAGACAAAGTGGTGGACTCTGTTGTTATCGCCGAACTGAACAAGCCTCTCACTGCTTACTGCAG GTGTTGGCGGTCTGGGACTTTCCCTTTATGCGATGGAAGCCATGTGAAGCACAATAAGGCTACTGGAGACAATGTTGGGCCTCTGCTAGTGAAGAAGCAGTGA